The Longimicrobiales bacterium nucleotide sequence CAAGCAGGTGGCCAACGATCTCGGCGACGCCGCACGTTACGTTCACCTCGACATCAGCGACGAAGACCGGTGGCAACAGGTCATCGATTTCTGCATCGACACATATGGCGGCCTGACGACCCTGGTCAACAACGCTGCCGTCCTGCACGTGCGACCAATCGAGCACACGACGACGACCGACTTCGCGCGACTGCTCGAGGTGAATATTGTGGGGACCTTCCTGGGCGTTCGGTCCGTGATCGAGCCTCTTCGGTCGCGTGGAGGTGGGTCGATCATCAATGTGGCGTCGATAAGCGGCCACCATCCTGCCGCCGGTACGTCTGCCTACGCCGCAAGCAAGTTCGGTGTGCGCGGCTTGACCAAGGTAGCGGCCCTCGAGCTTGGCCGATATGGGATCCGTGTCAACGCGATCAACCCGGCGATGGGCAACCCGGAGATGGTGATGGAGTCGCTGCCGGCCGACATGGACACGTCGGGCCTTGGCAAAGGCGCCGCCCTCAGCGGCGGGCAGCCGATCTTGCGTGAGGGAGACATGGCCGACGTCGCGAATGCCGTGGCCTTCCTTGCCTCGGATGACAGTTCGTTCTTCAACGGCGCCGACTTCGACCTGGACGGAGGGATCACGGCCGGTAGCCACTTGTTGGGCGGCATTCCGGGCGCGCCGCGTGAATGATCTCCGGACGGCCCCAGTCAACGCCATCACGACCCCAGGCCAGCCGTCCTTTCCTCTGGTCAACCCCTTGTGCGAGACCGCCATGCCACCCCGTGGCTGGATGCCTGCAAACGCCTGATTATCTTCGGGCCATATCGAATGAAGAGCCGTCGCGGCCAAGCCGTAGCGATGACCTGCCCTATCGGCTGATCGAGCACGTCTGGATTCCGATGTCCGACGGCATCCGCCTGTCTGCGCAGCTCTGGCTTCCCATGGGAGCAGGGCACGAGTCGGTCCCTGCGATCCTGGAGTTCATCCCGTACCGCAAGCGTGACGGTGCAGCCCTTCGCGACCACGCCAACCACGCCTGGTTCGCTGCCCATGGCTATGCGTGTGTCCGACCCGACATGCGCGGGCACGGCGACTCCGAAGGCCTGATGACAGACGAATATTCACCACGCGAGCAAGAGGATGCCACCGAGGTCATCGAGTGGATCGCCGACCAGGACTGGTGCACTGGCGCTGTCGGGATGATGG carries:
- a CDS encoding glucose 1-dehydrogenase, which codes for MRRLEGKIAIVTGAARGSGELAARRLVADGAKVVIADLLDDRGKQVANDLGDAARYVHLDISDEDRWQQVIDFCIDTYGGLTTLVNNAAVLHVRPIEHTTTTDFARLLEVNIVGTFLGVRSVIEPLRSRGGGSIINVASISGHHPAAGTSAYAASKFGVRGLTKVAALELGRYGIRVNAINPAMGNPEMVMESLPADMDTSGLGKGAALSGGQPILREGDMADVANAVAFLASDDSSFFNGADFDLDGGITAGSHLLGGIPGAPRE
- a CDS encoding CocE/NonD family hydrolase translates to MSDGIRLSAQLWLPMGAGHESVPAILEFIPYRKRDGAALRDHANHAWFAAHGYACVRPDMRGHGDSEGLMTDEYSPREQEDATEVIEWIADQDWCTGAVGMM